In Paenibacillus sp. BIC5C1, a genomic segment contains:
- a CDS encoding alpha/beta hydrolase produces the protein MPLLKRVIRSKWFLWITGVVGILIAAFCVLSFILVNSVSATFEAGSVEEQYALPGTYEVDTLEIKDEYGEKLYRVYSPQSTDVMHPLIAWGNGTGALPDNYDQLLRHLAGWGFIVIDTYSQTTGTGKEIMTAIEYMLSENEARVSPFYHRIQKDRVGAAGHSQGSTGVINAHTNFENGGLIKTVVSIALPDLKYCDPEDVYDTSALKVPFFVIGGTRDFIISPSNSNKLALNNTNSDLPVLMAMAKGAAHTAIEQDGGQHRGYLTAWMRYQLMNDSEARMAFVGKHAEIRTNKHWKDVTSANLQ, from the coding sequence ATGCCACTATTGAAAAGAGTAATTCGAAGCAAGTGGTTTCTATGGATAACAGGTGTTGTCGGTATTTTAATCGCTGCATTTTGCGTATTATCCTTCATTCTCGTAAATTCGGTATCTGCTACTTTCGAAGCCGGAAGTGTTGAAGAACAATATGCTCTACCCGGCACGTACGAGGTAGATACTCTGGAGATCAAGGACGAATATGGCGAGAAGCTCTACAGGGTTTATTCTCCGCAATCAACGGATGTCATGCACCCGCTCATCGCTTGGGGCAATGGAACCGGGGCATTACCTGACAATTATGATCAGTTGTTAAGACATCTGGCCGGTTGGGGATTTATTGTCATCGATACATATAGCCAAACCACGGGTACAGGAAAAGAAATTATGACTGCCATAGAATATATGCTTAGTGAAAATGAAGCGAGGGTCAGCCCGTTCTATCACAGGATTCAAAAAGATCGGGTCGGTGCGGCAGGGCATTCGCAGGGATCAACGGGTGTGATTAACGCTCATACGAATTTTGAGAACGGGGGTCTCATCAAAACGGTTGTATCGATTGCTCTGCCTGATCTGAAATATTGTGATCCAGAGGATGTGTATGATACATCAGCATTGAAGGTACCATTTTTTGTTATAGGGGGAACCCGGGATTTCATCATCTCCCCCTCAAACTCCAACAAATTGGCCTTGAATAATACCAATTCGGATCTTCCGGTCTTGATGGCCATGGCTAAAGGAGCTGCACATACAGCGATAGAGCAGGATGGAGGACAGCATCGAGGTTATTTGACAGCTTGGATGAGATATCAATTGATGAATGATTCGGAGGCAAGAATGGCCTTTGTTGGAAAGCATGCTGAAATACGAACGAATAAACATTGGAAGGATGTTACTTCCGCAAATTTACAATAG
- a CDS encoding ABC transporter substrate-binding protein, translating to MKKRAGMIVTLLTVFSLIVSACGDTQSGGTEPKASKELTMWTWKVAYTPGIEAAAKLYEEKTGIKVKLETFTPDDTYRQKFQAAANSKSLPDIVNWWATAGDSIENSVLELSGEVDDDLLNSYYSAAMDPIIVTQSQVDSWKEDKNATTIQKSLKTGQFYGLPLDIGGFFTFYGNKKLIEEAGLTAEAPKTWEEFVTMMETVKEKTGTPGLVFGAKLPDLWENWAGSALSIMLNEPQGYIDLLERKSKLSDPSNLPVVKAMETLANKDLLMPGILSTDIDGADQAFAAGKAAFDLGGSFTMSTLLAMGMSPDDIFTFPVPPLEGSKINSWTTDPFTLTMLSVNKDSQNKAEALDFIKFLTGDPDAAVAFANAAYTVPALNLGDRANDLDPNLKSISEAFAAEPGPYSQASPAINTYRGKHKEWEVYAQSMQSMIEKKMTAEQVAKKFDDTMESLKASGN from the coding sequence ATGAAAAAAAGAGCAGGCATGATCGTTACTTTGTTAACTGTTTTCTCACTCATTGTAAGCGCTTGCGGTGATACGCAGTCCGGGGGGACGGAACCCAAAGCGAGTAAAGAGCTGACCATGTGGACGTGGAAGGTTGCTTACACGCCAGGGATTGAAGCAGCTGCGAAATTGTATGAAGAGAAAACAGGAATCAAAGTCAAACTCGAGACCTTTACACCAGATGATACGTATCGCCAAAAATTCCAGGCAGCAGCCAACTCCAAAAGTTTGCCGGATATCGTGAACTGGTGGGCAACGGCAGGGGATTCCATCGAGAACTCGGTTCTCGAGCTGTCTGGTGAAGTCGACGATGATCTGTTGAACAGCTACTACAGTGCTGCAATGGACCCGATCATTGTTACACAGAGCCAGGTTGACTCCTGGAAAGAAGACAAGAATGCCACCACCATTCAAAAGTCACTGAAGACTGGACAGTTCTATGGACTGCCGCTCGATATCGGAGGATTCTTTACTTTCTACGGTAACAAGAAGCTGATAGAAGAAGCGGGTCTGACAGCGGAAGCGCCAAAAACGTGGGAAGAATTCGTCACCATGATGGAGACTGTCAAAGAGAAAACAGGCACTCCTGGGCTTGTGTTTGGTGCAAAGCTGCCTGATCTGTGGGAAAACTGGGCCGGTTCGGCACTGTCCATCATGCTGAACGAACCTCAAGGTTATATTGATCTGCTTGAAAGAAAGTCCAAACTAAGCGACCCTTCTAACCTGCCGGTAGTGAAAGCGATGGAGACACTGGCAAACAAAGATCTGCTTATGCCGGGAATTTTATCAACGGATATTGATGGAGCAGATCAGGCGTTTGCCGCTGGCAAGGCCGCTTTCGATCTCGGTGGTTCCTTCACAATGTCTACGCTACTGGCTATGGGAATGAGTCCTGACGATATTTTCACCTTCCCGGTACCACCGCTTGAAGGATCAAAAATTAACAGCTGGACGACTGATCCATTCACGTTAACGATGTTGTCAGTGAATAAAGATTCGCAGAACAAGGCTGAAGCACTCGATTTCATTAAATTCCTGACAGGTGATCCGGATGCTGCTGTTGCTTTTGCTAATGCGGCCTATACAGTACCTGCGCTGAATCTGGGCGATCGTGCAAATGATCTGGACCCGAATCTGAAATCAATTTCAGAAGCATTCGCTGCCGAGCCTGGCCCTTACAGTCAAGCTTCACCAGCGATCAATACGTATCGTGGCAAGCACAAAGAGTGGGAAGTGTATGCTCAGTCCATGCAATCCATGATCGAGAAAAAGATGACCGCTGAACAAGTCGCCAAGAAGTTCGACGACACCATGGAAAGTCTGAAAGCAAGCGGGAACTAG
- a CDS encoding TetR/AcrR family transcriptional regulator → MEPDKKSETKEKIMQATLEFTKQSGFEGITIRKIAEASGTNVSLVNYYFGSKENLISESIKMILSSFQHTFAILDELSIPARDRLKQFLMDYLQVIREYPELLSRIILMGSADFSSQQEYGSFLNLLGFPKVQNTLKEITGEQQPERLTTMMTQIFGALFLPALMSPILEKGPSVKIAPIEEQIDLLFERYFH, encoded by the coding sequence ATGGAACCAGACAAGAAAAGTGAAACAAAGGAAAAGATTATGCAAGCCACACTGGAGTTCACCAAACAAAGTGGATTTGAAGGCATCACCATCCGAAAAATTGCCGAAGCCTCTGGCACAAATGTATCCCTGGTTAATTATTACTTTGGCTCCAAAGAAAATCTGATCAGTGAATCTATTAAAATGATTCTGAGTAGCTTTCAGCATACCTTTGCTATACTCGATGAATTATCCATCCCTGCCCGAGATCGATTAAAGCAATTCTTGATGGATTATTTACAAGTCATTCGTGAATATCCCGAATTGTTATCCAGAATTATTCTTATGGGTTCAGCAGATTTCTCATCTCAACAGGAATATGGGTCGTTTTTAAATCTATTGGGGTTCCCCAAAGTTCAAAATACATTAAAAGAGATAACCGGAGAACAACAACCGGAAAGACTGACCACAATGATGACGCAAATTTTTGGGGCGCTTTTTCTTCCGGCACTTATGAGTCCTATTCTGGAAAAAGGACCTTCTGTCAAGATTGCTCCTATAGAAGAACAAATTGACTTGCTCTTTGAAAGATACTTTCATTAA
- a CDS encoding RNA polymerase sigma factor encodes MSGAHDTKPVYPDEQDSITIFENTYEQYRQRISKYFSLKLNPVVADDLTQQVFLKAVENIHNFKGSSNLFTWIFKIAQNTVKNEYRRLSRQKESPYDFTDYESQSISLEFTKHVDIRIDIGSALQKLDEIDQEIIALRFFVDCTLPEISKIIGRRESAVKNRLYRALEKLRKELKEWGDIAIMSIQDLISIVNKGDNQDTNDHTKKVHQDLFDELNNSVEQVSTKYKHHPSQKVVIEIYPDLPTFHQAVGETDAPNWFMGTYEGRTLKIVSPLEPGPEHTYQSILKGTVHLFAMWLISDINPAAPKWIRQGIGGYEAKQMSRDFIKGSTEDSIRNQTIPSFDELNNDTWDFETMKGFQFSYMMVEFVVERYGVDALNKLIRSPQDFEGIFQCSETELYEQWVKYINA; translated from the coding sequence ATGTCAGGAGCTCATGACACGAAACCTGTTTATCCGGATGAACAGGACAGCATCACCATCTTTGAGAACACGTATGAGCAATATCGTCAACGAATCAGCAAATACTTCTCACTGAAATTGAATCCAGTGGTTGCAGATGATTTGACCCAACAGGTATTTTTGAAAGCAGTCGAAAATATTCACAATTTTAAAGGGAGCTCAAATTTATTCACCTGGATCTTTAAGATTGCTCAGAACACGGTGAAGAACGAATATCGCAGGTTATCGAGACAAAAAGAATCTCCTTATGATTTTACAGATTATGAATCGCAATCGATCTCTCTTGAATTTACGAAACATGTTGATATTCGAATTGATATTGGCTCTGCGTTACAAAAGCTGGATGAGATTGATCAGGAAATTATTGCATTACGCTTTTTCGTTGACTGCACCTTGCCCGAAATATCCAAGATAATTGGACGACGGGAAAGCGCAGTAAAGAACAGACTGTACCGGGCTTTGGAGAAATTAAGAAAAGAACTGAAAGAGTGGGGGGATATTGCCATCATGTCTATTCAAGACCTGATTTCCATTGTAAATAAAGGTGATAACCAAGATACGAATGATCATACGAAGAAAGTGCATCAGGATTTGTTCGATGAGCTCAACAATAGTGTTGAACAAGTGTCGACCAAATATAAACATCATCCATCACAAAAGGTAGTTATTGAAATATATCCTGATTTGCCAACGTTCCATCAAGCAGTCGGAGAAACAGATGCCCCGAATTGGTTTATGGGGACATATGAAGGGCGTACTCTGAAAATTGTCTCTCCATTGGAACCGGGACCGGAGCATACGTATCAATCCATTCTGAAAGGTACAGTCCACTTGTTCGCCATGTGGCTAATCAGCGATATTAATCCTGCAGCTCCCAAATGGATCAGACAGGGCATTGGTGGATATGAGGCGAAACAGATGTCCCGAGATTTCATTAAAGGTTCGACGGAAGATAGCATTCGCAACCAGACCATTCCTTCTTTTGATGAATTAAATAACGATACGTGGGATTTTGAAACGATGAAAGGTTTTCAGTTCTCTTATATGATGGTGGAATTTGTGGTTGAGCGATACGGAGTAGATGCATTGAACAAACTGATCCGCAGTCCTCAAGATTTCGAAGGGATCTTTCAATGTAGTGAGACTGAACTGTATGAGCAATGGGTGAAGTATATCAATGCATAA
- a CDS encoding carbohydrate ABC transporter permease gives MIKSRNKWMPYLFLLPGVLLFLAIGVYSVGFSIMLSFYNWSGIDFSTARFEGLANFRQFLLGDDPIVTRNFYNAVLHNLIIAVSQVVVVVPIALVLAFVLQNTKAATWYRTIYFLPMIASGVAIFYVWKGLFEPSGAFNSLFLWMGLDFLAVPGGMLGSSSTSLLGIILTSIWGGLPGTLILYYAGLTSIDPTLYEAASVDGAKKTTMILKITWPLLKPITLIAVIQMVNGAFQAFENVFIMTGGGPAGSSEVIGTLVYRTAFLNNDYGLASAIGWVSFLITGAIAIFSIRSFKADI, from the coding sequence ATGATAAAAAGTCGAAATAAGTGGATGCCGTATCTCTTCTTACTGCCTGGCGTGCTTTTGTTTCTCGCCATTGGGGTGTATTCGGTCGGATTCTCGATCATGCTCAGCTTTTATAACTGGTCCGGGATCGATTTTTCCACCGCAAGGTTTGAAGGTCTGGCGAATTTTCGTCAGTTCCTGCTCGGTGATGATCCGATTGTAACCCGGAATTTCTATAATGCCGTTCTGCACAATCTGATTATTGCGGTTTCACAGGTTGTGGTCGTCGTTCCAATCGCACTTGTGCTGGCATTTGTGCTGCAAAATACGAAGGCAGCAACTTGGTACCGGACGATTTATTTTCTGCCGATGATCGCATCTGGCGTAGCTATCTTTTATGTATGGAAAGGCTTGTTTGAACCTAGTGGAGCATTCAACTCACTCTTCTTATGGATGGGCTTGGATTTCCTTGCTGTACCTGGTGGAATGCTGGGGAGTTCATCTACTTCTTTACTCGGTATTATTTTGACATCAATCTGGGGCGGTCTGCCGGGAACACTGATTCTGTATTACGCTGGCCTGACTTCCATTGATCCGACACTGTATGAAGCAGCAAGTGTGGATGGTGCCAAGAAAACAACCATGATATTGAAAATTACCTGGCCGTTGCTGAAGCCAATTACGCTTATTGCCGTCATTCAGATGGTGAACGGAGCCTTTCAGGCCTTTGAGAATGTGTTCATCATGACGGGCGGCGGACCGGCAGGCAGTTCCGAGGTTATTGGTACACTCGTATACCGTACAGCTTTTCTAAACAATGATTATGGTCTGGCCAGCGCAATCGGGTGGGTATCATTTCTGATTACAGGTGCCATTGCCATATTCAGTATTCGCTCATTCAAGGCAGACATCTAA
- a CDS encoding SDR family NAD(P)-dependent oxidoreductase, whose protein sequence is MTQNNNSKTLQHKIGSGFNHRTTAAEVLSNTDLSGKLAIVTGGYSGLGLETTRALVRAGAKVVVTARRPDTAKEALAGLDGVEIDELDLADLPSVRAFADRFLASNRNIDMLILNAGIMACPETRVGPGWEAQFATNHLGHFTLTNLLWPALVSHGGARVVSVASTGHHFSPIRWDDMQFENGYEKFPAYGQSKTATILFSVELDRRGADQGVRAFSVHPGGIMTPLQRHMPKEEMMALGWIDESGQVANPNFKTPEQGAATQVWAATSPQLDGKGGVYCEDCDISEPAPADGAFFGVKDYAIDPEQARRLWEVSAQLTQTDLPIS, encoded by the coding sequence ATGACCCAGAATAACAATTCAAAAACCTTACAACATAAAATCGGTTCCGGATTCAACCATCGCACAACAGCTGCGGAAGTATTGAGTAACACGGATCTATCCGGAAAACTTGCCATCGTCACGGGTGGATATTCCGGATTGGGACTGGAGACTACGCGCGCACTCGTTCGTGCTGGTGCCAAGGTTGTTGTGACCGCACGTCGGCCAGATACCGCCAAAGAGGCTCTTGCAGGACTAGATGGTGTAGAGATTGATGAACTGGACCTCGCAGATCTCCCTAGTGTCCGTGCTTTTGCCGATCGTTTTCTGGCAAGCAACCGGAATATCGACATGTTGATCCTGAATGCGGGCATTATGGCTTGTCCAGAGACTCGCGTAGGCCCGGGTTGGGAAGCTCAATTTGCTACGAACCACCTTGGACATTTCACACTGACTAACTTATTATGGCCGGCACTCGTCAGCCATGGAGGAGCACGAGTTGTATCCGTTGCATCAACTGGGCATCATTTTTCACCAATTCGCTGGGACGATATGCAGTTTGAGAACGGCTATGAAAAGTTTCCTGCATATGGACAGTCCAAAACAGCAACCATTCTGTTTAGCGTCGAACTGGATAGACGTGGTGCGGATCAGGGAGTGCGTGCATTCTCTGTACATCCAGGTGGAATCATGACGCCGTTGCAACGACATATGCCGAAAGAGGAAATGATGGCATTGGGCTGGATTGATGAGTCTGGTCAAGTCGCTAATCCAAACTTTAAAACGCCTGAGCAAGGGGCAGCAACGCAAGTATGGGCAGCGACCTCTCCGCAACTTGATGGAAAAGGTGGCGTGTATTGCGAGGATTGTGACATCAGTGAGCCAGCTCCTGCGGACGGAGCCTTCTTTGGAGTCAAGGACTATGCCATCGACCCAGAGCAAGCCCGTCGTCTATGGGAAGTTTCAGCCCAGTTGACTCAAACGGATCTACCAATCTCTTAA
- a CDS encoding GntR family transcriptional regulator, with product MVRTFKPMYKKIETYIIDQIRSGNWKPGSRIPSENELAEQFSVSRITVKNALTALVDKGVVYRLQGKGTFVNDHSPEEIHNITSAVKEQLTAPTIGFLLPRLDNRFTANLLSGIEDTLSENGYQLLFAKTNDSQETEILKIQEMKQAGVRGLIIYPVEGEHYNNEILALTLNRFPLVLLDRNLKGVETNSISSDNHEAAIQAVKHLYELGHSRIGFISTLAEGTSSIEDRLHGYEKALEDRHILIDRSIQMTRLAMSDSDEEVIMMIQKFLQANPQMTALLSSNFSPHVIQAAMQMGISVPEDLSVVFFDDVEFPEFCIIPPTAVVQQELELGREAGRVILKQVENPSSEYLQVKLPTMLIPRQSTAKAKL from the coding sequence ATGGTGAGAACCTTCAAGCCAATGTACAAGAAAATCGAAACATATATCATTGACCAGATTCGAAGCGGAAATTGGAAACCGGGCAGCCGAATTCCTTCCGAAAATGAACTGGCTGAACAATTCAGTGTGAGCCGTATCACGGTGAAAAATGCCCTTACTGCTCTGGTCGATAAAGGAGTTGTCTACCGACTTCAAGGCAAAGGCACCTTTGTTAACGATCATAGCCCCGAGGAGATTCATAACATCACATCAGCGGTAAAAGAGCAGCTCACAGCACCAACAATCGGGTTCCTTCTCCCCCGTCTCGACAATCGGTTTACCGCCAATCTGCTGAGCGGCATTGAGGACACCCTTTCAGAGAATGGCTATCAATTGTTATTTGCCAAGACGAATGATTCACAAGAGACGGAGATTCTCAAAATCCAGGAAATGAAACAGGCGGGCGTCAGAGGACTAATCATTTATCCCGTTGAGGGTGAGCACTATAACAACGAGATTCTTGCCCTTACGCTAAATCGCTTTCCCCTGGTCCTTCTGGACCGCAATCTGAAAGGGGTAGAGACCAACTCCATCAGCTCGGACAACCATGAGGCAGCTATTCAGGCAGTTAAGCATCTTTATGAGCTTGGACACAGTCGAATTGGCTTTATTTCCACTCTTGCTGAGGGGACATCAAGTATTGAGGACAGATTGCATGGGTATGAGAAAGCCTTGGAGGACCGTCATATTCTGATTGATCGCAGTATACAGATGACACGTCTGGCCATGAGTGACAGCGATGAAGAGGTTATCATGATGATTCAGAAGTTTTTACAGGCAAATCCGCAGATGACGGCCCTTCTATCCTCCAATTTCAGCCCTCATGTTATTCAAGCGGCGATGCAGATGGGGATTTCTGTACCAGAAGATTTATCTGTCGTGTTCTTCGATGATGTCGAATTTCCGGAGTTCTGTATCATTCCGCCCACGGCTGTTGTCCAGCAGGAACTTGAACTCGGACGAGAAGCGGGCAGAGTCATCCTGAAACAAGTGGAGAATCCAAGCAGTGAGTATCTTCAGGTTAAGTTACCCACGATGCTTATTCCCAGACAGTCAACAGCAAAAGCGAAATTATAG
- a CDS encoding HXXEE domain-containing protein, whose amino-acid sequence MNTLRKHWQDLGLIIAFLVCIYLILDWGTLPRINSILWLSFIAILLHQFEEYRWPGYFAGLFNKVLFQSKIPERYPLNQQSAMIINLIIAYVFYLPPVFFPSIVWLGLAPVLMGFFQIIWHGIFANIKAKSIYNPGLFSAIFLHLPIGIWYIKSAYEQNMLTPANWMWSTIYFVVAVYVLIVKGNIWLRNKNSVHPFSQKQLGSYTKN is encoded by the coding sequence ATGAACACGTTAAGAAAACATTGGCAGGACTTGGGATTGATCATTGCATTCCTTGTATGTATTTATCTCATCTTGGATTGGGGAACACTTCCGCGCATTAACAGCATTTTGTGGTTAAGCTTTATTGCCATTCTCCTGCATCAATTTGAAGAATATCGATGGCCGGGTTACTTTGCAGGCTTGTTTAATAAAGTTCTGTTCCAAAGTAAGATACCTGAGAGATATCCGTTAAATCAGCAGTCAGCCATGATTATTAATCTGATTATCGCCTATGTGTTTTATTTACCGCCTGTATTCTTCCCTTCCATTGTATGGCTGGGTCTGGCACCTGTATTAATGGGTTTTTTTCAGATTATCTGGCATGGCATCTTCGCTAATATAAAGGCAAAAAGTATATATAATCCCGGATTATTTTCAGCGATATTTCTTCATTTGCCAATTGGAATCTGGTACATTAAAAGTGCCTATGAACAGAATATGTTAACACCAGCAAATTGGATGTGGAGCACCATTTATTTTGTTGTAGCTGTCTATGTTTTAATTGTTAAAGGCAATATATGGCTGAGAAACAAAAACTCTGTTCATCCTTTTTCACAGAAACAATTAGGATCTTATACTAAAAATTAA
- a CDS encoding IS110 family transposase, with the protein MEPVVGVDVAKGSSVVQAFRKRNEPYGKAVEIIHEKNGFERFSVMLDTLQAETGLAPVVVLEATGHYHRALVSYLERSGYTYYMVNPLQSKRAKGAQLRKVKTDALDAWHLAEMYYRGDVKPHRTWDETYTELQHLTRQHEFVTGIFVQAKLNSRALLEQVFPRYEGLFSNVFSVTSLTILARCLEEGTADWIEIIQGGTRKSRSQQWAIEKVGKLEEMLCDWKKTRRSPSQSQALLGMVTLLLTIIGQLEGLEKQMEEIAASLPEVELVKSIPGIGMKLAAAIVAELGDVKQFSDAKQLVAFAGLDPGIFSSGKFTATSTRITKRGSKRLRRSLYLAVQCGMRKNANARIHSYYEKKRNEGKPYKVVVIACANKLLHHIFAILQKGQPYQA; encoded by the coding sequence ATGGAACCTGTTGTCGGTGTGGATGTTGCCAAAGGTTCGAGTGTAGTTCAAGCGTTTAGGAAGAGAAATGAACCGTATGGCAAAGCAGTAGAGATTATACATGAAAAGAATGGATTCGAACGTTTCTCGGTCATGCTAGACACGCTTCAGGCCGAAACGGGCTTGGCGCCCGTGGTGGTTCTGGAAGCGACAGGGCATTACCATCGCGCATTGGTTTCGTACTTGGAACGAAGTGGCTACACCTACTATATGGTGAATCCGTTGCAGTCCAAACGAGCCAAGGGAGCCCAGCTACGCAAAGTCAAAACGGATGCACTGGATGCTTGGCATCTGGCAGAGATGTACTACCGTGGCGACGTGAAGCCGCACCGGACCTGGGATGAGACGTATACGGAGTTGCAACATTTGACACGGCAGCATGAATTCGTTACAGGAATCTTTGTGCAGGCAAAACTGAACAGTAGAGCCCTATTGGAGCAAGTGTTTCCGAGGTACGAAGGGTTATTTTCGAATGTGTTTTCGGTAACGTCATTGACGATACTAGCCCGTTGTTTAGAGGAAGGTACAGCGGATTGGATTGAAATTATTCAAGGAGGCACACGAAAATCTCGTTCCCAGCAGTGGGCGATTGAAAAAGTCGGAAAACTGGAGGAAATGCTGTGTGACTGGAAAAAAACTCGGCGTAGTCCGTCTCAAAGCCAGGCTCTTCTCGGGATGGTCACGTTATTGCTGACAATAATCGGGCAACTGGAGGGGCTCGAAAAGCAAATGGAGGAAATAGCGGCAAGCCTACCCGAAGTTGAACTTGTGAAAAGCATCCCGGGAATTGGAATGAAATTGGCGGCAGCTATTGTAGCTGAACTAGGTGATGTAAAACAGTTTAGTGATGCGAAGCAACTTGTGGCGTTTGCAGGCCTTGACCCAGGGATTTTCAGTTCAGGAAAGTTCACAGCGACCAGTACACGAATCACGAAACGAGGCTCTAAAAGGCTCAGACGATCGCTGTATTTAGCGGTGCAATGCGGAATGCGGAAGAATGCAAATGCAAGAATCCATTCGTACTACGAGAAAAAAAGAAACGAGGGCAAGCCCTACAAGGTGGTTGTGATCGCTTGCGCGAACAAGCTGTTGCATCACATTTTCGCCATCTTGCAGAAGGGGCAGCCCTACCAAGCGTAA
- a CDS encoding phosphotransferase enzyme family protein, which produces MMTFFQNGTHEELQSLLVQARSICRRALDQYELAWDCVHFIQVSDTITYKIDTTSSKSYLLRIHSNRLSKETIRSELTLLQSLGTSDELHVPQGVVSRDGSYVLFMEAEEAGMYFYVTMMNWVDGEHMDENELDERCAYRMGFMAANLHEATARFVPSVDFARPAWGEESFKVDMAKLRRYYTRFLSDQAWKTYQKASSKILSQLADLDQNPQHYGIIHGDLHIGNIVFNDEQPNPIDFGRCGYGYYLYDIAHTIVGLYPAQRWEFIRGYESVRTLPSNYVEVLESFFIMCIIENYSHHSSDPRETSGLIDEQPYAQACIREYLRNAPFLFNAIEEQEVTEKFKI; this is translated from the coding sequence ATGATGACTTTTTTTCAAAATGGGACGCATGAAGAACTTCAAAGTTTGCTCGTTCAGGCGAGAAGTATTTGTCGAAGGGCATTAGATCAGTATGAATTAGCATGGGATTGTGTACATTTTATTCAGGTGTCAGATACCATCACGTACAAAATCGATACAACTTCATCGAAAAGCTATTTGCTTCGCATTCATTCCAATCGGCTAAGTAAAGAGACTATTCGTTCAGAACTTACTTTGCTTCAATCATTGGGCACATCCGATGAACTCCATGTACCTCAGGGTGTGGTGAGTCGCGATGGTTCATATGTTTTGTTTATGGAGGCAGAAGAAGCAGGAATGTACTTTTATGTCACGATGATGAATTGGGTAGACGGAGAGCATATGGATGAAAATGAGCTTGATGAACGTTGTGCATACCGTATGGGCTTTATGGCCGCAAATCTCCATGAAGCAACAGCCCGTTTTGTGCCATCTGTTGATTTCGCTCGTCCCGCATGGGGCGAAGAAAGTTTCAAAGTGGATATGGCCAAACTGAGACGTTATTACACAAGGTTTTTATCCGATCAGGCATGGAAGACATATCAGAAAGCATCCAGTAAAATATTATCCCAACTCGCAGACTTGGATCAGAATCCACAGCATTACGGAATCATCCACGGAGATTTACATATTGGTAACATCGTTTTCAACGATGAACAACCTAATCCAATTGATTTTGGCCGATGTGGCTACGGGTATTATCTTTACGATATAGCACACACAATAGTAGGGCTTTACCCAGCACAACGTTGGGAGTTCATCAGAGGTTATGAAAGTGTAAGGACACTTCCATCAAATTATGTTGAGGTTCTGGAAAGTTTCTTTATCATGTGCATAATTGAGAATTACAGCCACCACTCTTCCGACCCTAGAGAAACATCAGGATTAATAGATGAGCAGCCGTATGCACAAGCGTGTATCAGAGAATATTTAAGGAATGCTCCATTTCTTTTCAATGCGATAGAGGAGCAGGAAGTCACGGAAAAGTTCAAGATTTAG